The following proteins are co-located in the Vibrio azureus genome:
- the ppa gene encoding inorganic diphosphatase, translating to MSLKNIPAGLSLPEDIYVVIEIPANADPIKYEVDKDTGAVFVDRFMSAPMFYPCNYGYVNNTLSLDGDPVDVLVPTPYPLMPGSVIRCRPVGVLKMTDESGEDAKVFAVPHTKISKEYDHIQNVGDIPELLKAQITQFFERYKELEAGKWVKVDGWADVEAAKAEILESYQRVK from the coding sequence ATGAGTCTGAAAAATATACCAGCAGGTCTATCGCTTCCTGAAGACATCTACGTTGTTATCGAGATCCCAGCCAATGCTGATCCAATCAAATATGAAGTAGATAAAGACACTGGTGCTGTATTTGTCGACCGTTTCATGTCAGCTCCAATGTTCTATCCATGTAACTACGGCTATGTGAACAATACACTCTCGCTCGACGGTGATCCGGTAGACGTACTGGTGCCGACCCCTTACCCATTAATGCCAGGTTCTGTGATTCGTTGCCGCCCCGTTGGCGTATTAAAAATGACCGATGAATCGGGTGAAGATGCGAAAGTGTTTGCGGTCCCACACACAAAAATCTCAAAAGAATACGACCATATTCAAAATGTCGGTGATATCCCAGAGCTGTTGAAAGCACAAATCACCCAGTTCTTTGAGCGCTATAAAGAGCTTGAAGCCGGGAAATGGGTGAAAGTCGATGGCTGGGCTGATGT
- the fbp gene encoding class 1 fructose-bisphosphatase, with protein MSGLRTLGEFIVEKQVDFPHASGDLSSLLASIRLAAKIVNREINAAGLGDITGAVGTENVQGEDQQKLDVYANDKFKAALEARDQVCGVASEEEDEAITFNKELNKNAKYVVLMDPLDGSSNIDVNVSVGTIFSIYRRVSPIGTPPTEEDFLQPGSKQVAAGYVIYGSSTMLVYTTGNGVNGFTYDPSIGSFCLSHENMMIPENGKIYSINEGNYIRFPLGVKKYIKYCQENEPEDGRPYTSRYIGSLVADFHRNLLKGGIYLYPSTQSYPQGKLRLLYECNPMAFLIEQAGGLASDGVNRIMDLKPTELHQRVPFFVGSKNMVQKVEAFLAEHQDQE; from the coding sequence ATGTCAGGACTGCGCACCCTAGGCGAGTTCATCGTTGAAAAACAAGTAGACTTTCCCCATGCGAGTGGTGATCTTTCATCTCTTCTAGCTTCGATTCGTCTCGCAGCAAAAATAGTGAACCGTGAAATCAATGCAGCAGGTCTTGGTGACATTACTGGTGCGGTCGGCACTGAGAACGTCCAAGGTGAAGATCAGCAAAAACTTGATGTGTATGCCAACGATAAATTTAAAGCGGCACTTGAAGCTCGTGATCAAGTATGTGGTGTTGCAAGTGAAGAAGAAGATGAAGCCATCACTTTCAACAAAGAATTGAACAAGAACGCCAAGTATGTTGTGTTAATGGATCCGCTCGATGGCTCTTCTAACATTGATGTCAATGTTTCTGTTGGTACGATCTTTTCAATTTATCGCCGCGTATCACCTATCGGTACACCACCAACAGAAGAAGACTTTCTTCAACCCGGAAGCAAGCAAGTCGCCGCAGGTTATGTCATTTATGGTTCATCAACCATGCTGGTTTACACCACAGGTAATGGTGTAAATGGCTTTACTTATGATCCATCGATTGGCAGCTTCTGTTTATCCCATGAAAACATGATGATCCCAGAAAACGGTAAGATCTACTCGATCAACGAAGGAAACTACATCCGCTTCCCTCTTGGGGTGAAAAAGTACATCAAGTACTGCCAAGAAAATGAGCCTGAAGACGGTCGTCCTTACACTTCTCGTTACATTGGATCTTTAGTTGCTGACTTCCATCGTAACCTACTCAAAGGTGGCATCTATCTCTACCCAAGCACACAAAGCTACCCTCAAGGTAAATTACGTTTACTGTATGAATGTAACCCTATGGCCTTCTTGATTGAACAAGCTGGCGGTCTTGCCTCTGATGGGGTCAATCGTATTATGGATTTGAAACCAACCGAGCTGCACCAACGAGTGCCATTTTTTGTTGGTTCAAAGAACATGGTACAAAAAGTAGAAGCGTTTCTTGCAGAGCATCAAGACCAAGAGTAA
- the mpl gene encoding UDP-N-acetylmuramate:L-alanyl-gamma-D-glutamyl-meso-diaminopimelate ligase: MHIHILGICGTFMGGAAILARQLGHKVTGSDANVYPPMSTLLESQGIEIIQGFDPKQLEPQPDLVVIGNAMSRGNPCVEAVLNKNMRYTSGPQWLQEFLLHDRWVLAVSGTHGKTTTSSMLAWILEDCGYQPGFLVGGVLGNFGVSARLGESMFFVVEADEYDSAFFDKRSKFVHYHPRTLIMNNLEFDHADIFDDLEAIKRQFHHLVRTVPENGLLLAPQQDSSLKDVLARGCWTETQFTGSAGDWQAHKLVVDGSKFEVSLQGENVGIVDWNLVGDHNVDNALMAIAAARHVGVAPELACQALGRFINTKRRLELKGEEQGVTVYDDFAHHPTAIELTLGGLRNKVGKQRILAVLEPRSATMKRGVHKNTLASSLHNADEVFLFQPDNIEWSVQEIAEQCEQPAFVDAEMDTFVAKIVERAQPGDQILVMSNGGFGGIHGKLLEQLKQKT; encoded by the coding sequence ATGCATATTCATATCTTGGGCATCTGCGGCACGTTTATGGGCGGTGCAGCTATTTTAGCCCGCCAGCTAGGCCATAAAGTGACGGGCTCTGACGCGAATGTTTATCCCCCAATGAGTACTCTATTGGAGTCTCAAGGTATTGAAATTATCCAAGGGTTTGATCCTAAGCAGCTTGAACCTCAACCTGATTTAGTCGTGATTGGTAATGCGATGAGCCGAGGTAACCCTTGTGTTGAAGCCGTGCTTAATAAAAATATGCGTTATACCTCTGGTCCACAATGGTTACAGGAGTTTTTACTCCATGACCGCTGGGTGCTGGCTGTTTCAGGTACACACGGTAAAACAACCACTTCAAGTATGCTGGCTTGGATCTTAGAAGATTGCGGTTATCAGCCGGGTTTCCTCGTCGGTGGAGTGTTAGGCAACTTTGGCGTGTCAGCTCGATTAGGGGAAAGTATGTTTTTTGTGGTCGAAGCGGATGAATATGACAGTGCGTTCTTTGATAAACGATCTAAGTTTGTTCACTACCACCCACGCACGCTGATCATGAATAACCTTGAATTCGATCATGCGGATATTTTCGATGATCTAGAGGCGATCAAGCGTCAATTCCATCACTTAGTGCGCACTGTTCCGGAGAATGGTTTGCTCCTTGCTCCGCAGCAAGATTCATCGTTAAAAGACGTGCTCGCTCGTGGTTGTTGGACAGAAACGCAGTTCACTGGCAGCGCTGGTGATTGGCAAGCGCACAAATTGGTTGTCGATGGTTCTAAGTTTGAGGTGTCACTACAAGGCGAGAACGTGGGCATTGTCGATTGGAACCTCGTAGGTGATCACAACGTAGATAACGCTTTGATGGCGATTGCTGCTGCGCGTCATGTGGGTGTTGCCCCCGAGCTGGCTTGTCAGGCTCTTGGGCGTTTTATTAATACCAAGCGTCGCTTAGAGCTAAAAGGTGAAGAGCAGGGCGTGACGGTTTATGATGATTTTGCTCATCATCCAACGGCGATTGAACTGACTTTAGGTGGTTTACGTAATAAGGTAGGTAAACAGCGAATTCTTGCCGTTTTGGAGCCTCGTTCTGCGACGATGAAGCGCGGTGTTCATAAGAATACTTTGGCATCTTCTCTGCACAATGCAGATGAAGTATTTCTTTTTCAACCAGATAACATTGAATGGTCTGTACAAGAGATTGCCGAACAGTGTGAACAGCCTGCGTTTGTTGATGCAGAAATGGATACTTTTGTTGCGAAAATCGTCGAAAGAGCGCAACCTGGCGACCAAATTCTTGTGATGAGTAATGGTGGCTTTGGTGGTATCCATGGCAAGCTTCTCGAACAACTGAAACAAAAAACTTAA
- a CDS encoding flavin prenyltransferase UbiX, whose product MTLMQQKATPKKAITLAMTGASGAPYGLRLLECLVAADYHVYVLISSAARVVMATEYDLKLPSGPEAAQKALVEHLNCTPDNVTVCGKEDWFSPVASGSAAPKQMIVCPCSAGSLASIAHGMSDNLIERAADVVIKERGQLLLVVRETPFSTLHLENMLKLSRMGVTIMPAAPGFYHQPQSIEDLVDFMVARVLDHLGVEQGLVPRWGYDQR is encoded by the coding sequence ATGACACTTATGCAGCAAAAAGCAACCCCTAAAAAAGCCATCACATTAGCTATGACGGGCGCCTCTGGTGCTCCGTACGGACTTCGTCTTCTTGAATGTTTGGTGGCTGCGGATTACCACGTTTATGTGCTGATTTCTTCCGCAGCTCGAGTCGTGATGGCAACCGAGTATGATTTAAAGCTGCCAAGCGGCCCTGAAGCGGCACAAAAGGCATTGGTTGAACATCTCAACTGCACTCCAGATAACGTCACTGTTTGTGGTAAAGAAGATTGGTTCTCTCCAGTTGCTTCCGGTTCAGCGGCGCCTAAACAGATGATCGTTTGCCCATGTTCAGCGGGCAGTTTAGCGTCCATCGCACATGGTATGTCGGATAACCTGATTGAACGCGCTGCAGATGTTGTGATCAAAGAACGTGGACAATTACTGTTGGTAGTACGAGAAACCCCCTTCTCCACATTGCACCTTGAAAATATGCTCAAACTATCGCGAATGGGCGTCACAATCATGCCTGCGGCACCGGGTTTTTATCATCAGCCACAAAGCATCGAGGATTTGGTTGATTTTATGGTGGCAAGAGTATTGGATCACCTAGGGGTTGAACAAGGTTTGGTGCCGCGCTGGGGGTATGATCAACGCTGA
- the thiB gene encoding thiamine ABC transporter substrate binding subunit — MKTSCRLVALAAITSASAYAAEDTLTVYTYDSFSADWGPGPKIKQAFEAQCDCQVNFVALDDGVSILNRLRLEGERSKADVVLGLDNHLMAEAKKTGLLGKHNVDLSTIVLPNGWKNDTFVPYDYGYFAFIYDKNKLQNPPKSMQELLEKRDDLKVIYQDPRTSTPGQGLMLWIKSLYGEEADQAWKQLANKTVTVTKGWSEAYSMFLKGESDLVLSYTTSPAYHRIAENDTKYASADFKEGHYMQVEVAAKVKNSPHPELADQFMNFILSEPFQAVIPTGNWMYPVTQVALPEGFAALNVPQKTLTLDTDDVAKMRKSWIREWQHALTN; from the coding sequence GTGAAAACCTCTTGTCGTTTAGTTGCCCTTGCAGCGATCACTTCAGCTTCTGCGTATGCCGCTGAAGACACTCTTACCGTCTATACCTATGATTCCTTTTCTGCCGATTGGGGGCCAGGACCCAAAATTAAACAAGCTTTCGAAGCTCAGTGCGATTGCCAGGTCAATTTTGTTGCACTGGATGATGGCGTCTCGATTCTGAATCGGTTGCGTCTTGAAGGAGAACGCAGCAAAGCAGATGTTGTTCTAGGATTAGATAACCATCTAATGGCTGAAGCAAAAAAAACCGGATTACTTGGAAAGCACAATGTCGATTTGAGCACGATCGTGCTGCCAAATGGCTGGAAAAACGATACTTTTGTACCTTATGATTACGGATATTTTGCCTTTATCTATGATAAAAACAAGTTGCAGAACCCGCCGAAAAGTATGCAAGAATTGTTGGAGAAGCGCGATGATCTTAAGGTTATTTATCAAGATCCACGAACTTCCACTCCAGGACAAGGTTTGATGCTGTGGATAAAGTCTCTTTATGGTGAGGAAGCCGATCAAGCCTGGAAGCAGTTAGCAAACAAAACGGTGACCGTAACCAAAGGTTGGTCTGAGGCTTATTCGATGTTCTTAAAAGGTGAATCTGATCTTGTGCTTTCTTACACAACCTCACCTGCCTATCATCGGATTGCTGAAAACGACACAAAGTACGCCAGTGCTGACTTTAAAGAAGGGCATTACATGCAAGTAGAAGTGGCGGCGAAAGTGAAAAACTCCCCCCATCCTGAATTGGCCGATCAGTTTATGAACTTCATCTTGAGCGAACCGTTCCAAGCTGTCATACCGACAGGAAACTGGATGTATCCAGTGACTCAGGTAGCATTACCCGAGGGGTTTGCAGCATTGAATGTTCCTCAAAAAACACTCACCTTGGATACCGATGATGTCGCGAAAATGCGCAAATCTTGGATTCGTGAGTGGCAACATGCTTTGACCAATTAA
- the thiP gene encoding thiamine/thiamine pyrophosphate ABC transporter permease ThiP, which translates to MNHIPKVGLGVAILIATFVISALGALFVQAPDLDVSLIWNDPYYQHVTKFSFYQAFLSMGLSITLAIPLAHALYRREFIGKSLLLKLFASTLVLPVLVGVFGLLAIYGNSGLLAQWLLSFGIELPFSIYGLSGILLAHVFFNMPYAARLLVQALESIPTEQHKLCAHLGMSHWDKFRWVEWPRLRQQLPHVCGLVFMLCFTSFATVMALGGGPKSTTIELAIYQAIKFDFDLQTGALLALWQILLCSVLSLGIQALTKPISVTSGSTLVQQYLTKDHRWSKAWDSFWIMGAFLLVIPPLLMVLVSGFNQKIWTVLTDEAFWSALLTSLKVALLASSLAMGAGVAILQTSRRLRLSFRSKRADHIEFIGTIILVTPGLVISTGLFLLLRSITDVYSLAFWVVIVVNGLMALPYVIKTLSQPMLHIEQQYQYLCASLGLLGWQRFRLIEWRALRKPFAHAFTISLMFSMGDLSAIALFGSQDFRTLPLYLFQLLGSYQMEAAAVVSVTLLLLNLGCFALIEKLFKTRNNVPC; encoded by the coding sequence TTGAATCACATTCCTAAAGTCGGTTTAGGGGTCGCGATACTTATCGCGACCTTTGTTATTTCCGCTCTTGGTGCATTATTTGTTCAAGCGCCAGATCTCGATGTGTCTTTAATTTGGAACGATCCCTATTATCAACACGTTACTAAATTTAGTTTTTACCAAGCTTTCCTCTCGATGGGGTTAAGTATTACGTTAGCGATTCCACTTGCTCATGCCCTTTACCGCCGTGAGTTTATTGGCAAATCTTTATTACTTAAGCTGTTTGCATCGACCTTGGTTTTACCGGTTTTGGTTGGTGTTTTTGGTTTATTAGCCATTTACGGCAATAGTGGCTTACTGGCCCAGTGGTTGCTCAGCTTTGGTATTGAACTGCCTTTTTCAATTTATGGTTTGAGTGGTATTTTACTTGCTCATGTTTTCTTTAATATGCCGTATGCTGCCCGCCTTTTAGTGCAAGCGTTGGAGTCGATTCCAACAGAGCAGCATAAATTGTGTGCGCATCTTGGGATGAGCCACTGGGATAAATTTCGCTGGGTAGAATGGCCACGGCTAAGACAGCAATTGCCTCACGTGTGTGGTCTGGTCTTTATGCTGTGCTTTACCAGTTTTGCGACGGTGATGGCATTAGGTGGTGGCCCTAAGTCAACCACAATAGAATTAGCGATTTATCAAGCCATTAAGTTTGATTTTGATCTTCAAACCGGAGCGTTACTGGCGCTATGGCAAATACTGCTTTGTAGTGTGCTTTCATTAGGCATTCAAGCATTAACTAAACCGATATCAGTGACCAGTGGTAGTACTTTGGTACAGCAATACTTAACGAAGGATCATCGGTGGTCAAAAGCTTGGGATAGCTTTTGGATCATGGGTGCCTTTTTACTCGTAATACCGCCTTTATTGATGGTATTAGTCAGCGGTTTTAATCAGAAAATTTGGACTGTTTTAACCGACGAGGCGTTTTGGTCGGCATTATTAACGTCGCTCAAGGTGGCTTTACTGGCCAGTTCATTAGCGATGGGAGCGGGCGTGGCTATTTTACAAACAAGCCGACGTTTACGATTATCTTTTCGCTCGAAGCGCGCTGATCATATTGAGTTTATTGGTACCATTATTTTAGTGACACCTGGCTTAGTGATCAGTACTGGATTATTTTTGTTGTTACGTTCAATAACCGACGTATACAGTTTGGCGTTTTGGGTGGTGATCGTCGTTAACGGATTAATGGCGTTACCTTACGTGATTAAAACCTTATCTCAGCCAATGTTACATATTGAACAACAATACCAATACTTGTGTGCGAGCTTAGGCCTTCTTGGCTGGCAGCGTTTCCGTCTGATTGAATGGCGTGCTTTACGTAAACCTTTTGCTCATGCATTTACGATTAGCTTGATGTTTTCGATGGGGGATTTAAGTGCAATTGCTTTATTTGGCAGCCAAGATTTCCGGACTTTACCGTTATATTTATTTCAGCTATTGGGAAGCTACCAAATGGAAGCCGCGGCCGTTGTTTCTGTCACCTTGCTGTTATTGAATTTAGGTTGTTTCGCTTTGATTGAAAAACTCTTTAAAACAAGGAATAACGTACCATGCTAG
- the thiQ gene encoding thiamine ABC transporter ATP-binding protein: MLVLSDVQYTYLQECFYFDLNIEKGQIVALMGPSGSGKSTVLALVAGFINPEQGDICVEGHSIVEREPYQRPCSMLFQEHNLFAHLTVRDNIALGLKPNLKLNEAEQKLIEEAAVQVGVADYLDRLPEHLSGGQRQRVALARCFVQPHPIWLLDEPFSALDPVLREEMLVLVKQLAVARDITVLMVTHHLSDARSIASHFALIAAGRVEACGAINEFTEHHSSPVVRSFVQAAKTVN; this comes from the coding sequence ATGCTAGTGTTGAGTGATGTGCAATATACCTATCTTCAAGAATGTTTTTATTTTGATCTAAACATTGAGAAGGGGCAAATTGTTGCTTTAATGGGGCCTAGTGGTTCGGGCAAATCAACGGTACTCGCTTTAGTTGCTGGTTTTATTAACCCCGAACAAGGTGACATATGTGTTGAAGGCCATTCTATTGTGGAAAGAGAGCCTTATCAGCGCCCATGTTCAATGTTATTCCAAGAGCATAATTTGTTTGCCCATTTGACGGTCAGAGACAACATCGCTTTAGGACTAAAGCCGAACTTAAAGCTTAATGAAGCAGAGCAAAAGCTTATCGAAGAAGCTGCTGTACAGGTTGGAGTTGCAGACTATCTTGATCGATTGCCAGAGCATCTTTCTGGAGGTCAGCGGCAACGGGTGGCACTGGCCCGTTGTTTTGTTCAACCTCATCCTATTTGGTTATTGGATGAGCCTTTTTCAGCGCTTGATCCGGTTTTGCGTGAAGAGATGCTCGTGTTAGTCAAACAGTTGGCCGTCGCCCGAGATATTACAGTGTTGATGGTGACGCATCATCTCAGTGACGCACGATCGATTGCTAGTCACTTTGCCTTAATTGCTGCAGGTCGAGTTGAGGCTTGTGGCGCAATCAATGAATTTACCGAACATCACTCTAGCCCTGTTGTAAGAAGTTTTGTTCAGGCAGCAAAAACAGTAAATTGA
- a CDS encoding TRAP transporter permease, with amino-acid sequence MTTNKTASKDVQEMVAQADTGARNPSGLQGRILWFVPLCWSLFQLWYASPLPFIFNFGVLNDTEARAIHLTFATFLAFTAYPAMKRSPRETIPLMDWILALGASFTACYIYIFYTELAERSGAPQQVDIIISVAGMLLLLEATRRALGPPLMIVAAVFLTYTFAGPYMPEVIAHKGASLNKAMSHLWLTTEGVFGVALGVSTSFVFLFVLFGAMLERAGAGAYFIKVAFSLLGHMKGGPAKAAVVASGLSGLVSGSSIANVVTTGTFTIPLMKRVGFPGTKAGAVEVAASTNGQLTPPIMGAAAFLMVEYVGISYVEVIKAALLPALISYIALIYIVHLEACKAGMTGLPRRHNPTLLYSLLSFTGTILGLCVISAAVYYGVGWTKDVFGEAATMIVTGVLLLSYVGLAKISANHAQQGKVEIDAELTEVPEPGPTIKSGLHFLLPIVVLVWCLTVERFSPGLSAFWASVFMIFILLTQRPLIAWLSKQNDLIEPTKAGVTDLLESLVSGARNMIGIGVATAAAGTVVGVVTLTGIGLVMTDFVEFISGGSIILILLFTAVISLILGMGLPTTANYIVVSTLMAPVIVTLGAAHGLIIPLIAVHLFVFYFGILADDTPPVGLAAFAAAAIAKSDPIRTGIQGFTYDIRTAILPFMFVFNTQLLLIGVDSWWHLALTIISSIIAMLIFSAATQGWWLTRNKWWETVILLVLTFSFFRPGFWWDMIYPAHSVSPGVEVTQIAQNLKPGETLKLLVAGENLEGKYQEKTVRLPFEEQAKTGEERITSMGLMLQESDNKMLVDMVEFGSPAENAGIDFDWEIKSVIQEANRPMKEWVFVPCLLLLLLLAMNQKYRVRREALTN; translated from the coding sequence ATGACGACGAATAAAACAGCGTCAAAAGATGTGCAAGAAATGGTGGCTCAAGCTGATACAGGGGCCCGCAATCCATCTGGCTTACAAGGCCGTATCTTATGGTTTGTTCCTCTGTGCTGGTCACTTTTTCAACTGTGGTATGCTTCACCACTGCCATTTATTTTTAATTTTGGGGTGCTCAATGATACTGAAGCACGAGCCATCCACCTCACTTTTGCAACATTTCTTGCCTTTACCGCCTATCCGGCTATGAAACGCTCTCCCCGAGAAACCATCCCTCTAATGGATTGGATATTAGCGCTCGGAGCCAGCTTTACTGCCTGTTATATTTATATTTTTTATACTGAGCTGGCTGAACGGTCAGGCGCCCCCCAACAAGTCGATATTATTATCTCAGTAGCCGGTATGTTGCTACTGCTCGAGGCAACTCGCCGTGCACTGGGTCCACCTCTGATGATCGTTGCCGCCGTCTTTCTCACCTATACCTTTGCTGGCCCTTACATGCCAGAAGTCATTGCCCATAAAGGAGCCAGTTTAAATAAAGCCATGTCACACCTTTGGTTAACCACTGAGGGTGTATTTGGTGTTGCTCTGGGGGTCTCTACATCTTTTGTATTTTTATTTGTTCTTTTCGGAGCCATGCTTGAACGGGCAGGCGCAGGCGCTTATTTCATCAAAGTCGCCTTCTCTTTGTTAGGCCATATGAAAGGTGGCCCAGCCAAGGCAGCCGTCGTCGCTTCAGGGCTGTCTGGTTTAGTCTCAGGCTCTTCGATTGCAAACGTAGTCACAACAGGCACCTTTACTATTCCCCTAATGAAAAGAGTTGGCTTTCCAGGAACCAAAGCTGGTGCAGTTGAAGTGGCCGCTTCGACCAATGGTCAATTAACGCCACCTATTATGGGGGCAGCGGCATTTCTGATGGTCGAGTATGTGGGGATTTCTTACGTTGAAGTCATTAAAGCTGCCCTTCTCCCTGCCCTTATTTCTTACATTGCTCTGATTTATATTGTCCACCTTGAAGCCTGTAAAGCGGGGATGACAGGCCTACCTCGACGCCATAATCCAACGCTGCTGTATAGCTTACTTTCTTTTACCGGCACGATTCTCGGACTCTGTGTAATCAGCGCGGCTGTTTATTATGGTGTTGGATGGACAAAAGATGTTTTTGGTGAAGCCGCCACAATGATCGTCACTGGAGTCTTATTACTTTCCTATGTCGGTTTAGCAAAAATATCAGCAAACCACGCTCAGCAAGGTAAGGTTGAGATCGATGCGGAACTAACAGAAGTCCCTGAGCCTGGACCAACCATTAAGTCTGGTTTGCACTTTTTACTGCCTATCGTGGTATTAGTTTGGTGCCTAACTGTCGAGCGTTTTTCACCCGGCCTATCAGCTTTCTGGGCAAGTGTATTCATGATTTTTATCTTGCTCACTCAGCGACCGTTGATCGCTTGGCTATCCAAACAAAATGATCTGATCGAACCGACAAAAGCTGGCGTGACTGACTTACTCGAAAGTCTCGTATCTGGTGCCCGTAATATGATCGGTATTGGTGTAGCCACAGCTGCAGCAGGAACGGTTGTCGGTGTCGTGACACTAACTGGTATTGGCTTGGTGATGACCGACTTCGTCGAATTTATCTCAGGTGGAAGTATCATTCTGATTTTGCTGTTCACCGCAGTGATCAGTTTAATTTTAGGAATGGGTTTACCCACCACAGCTAACTACATCGTTGTTTCAACCTTGATGGCTCCAGTTATCGTCACACTGGGTGCTGCACACGGCCTAATCATTCCACTTATTGCAGTACACTTATTTGTTTTTTACTTTGGCATCTTAGCTGATGATACTCCGCCGGTTGGTTTAGCTGCTTTTGCAGCAGCAGCGATTGCAAAATCGGATCCTATCAGGACAGGTATTCAAGGTTTTACTTATGACATTCGTACCGCAATTCTGCCCTTTATGTTCGTCTTTAACACTCAGTTATTATTAATTGGGGTCGACTCTTGGTGGCATTTAGCGCTGACGATTATCTCTTCCATTATTGCGATGTTGATTTTCTCAGCAGCAACACAGGGTTGGTGGTTAACACGCAATAAGTGGTGGGAAACCGTCATACTGCTGGTTCTTACTTTTTCTTTCTTCCGACCGGGTTTTTGGTGGGACATGATTTATCCAGCACACTCTGTTTCTCCTGGAGTGGAAGTCACCCAGATTGCTCAAAACCTTAAACCAGGTGAAACCCTTAAGTTGCTTGTTGCTGGTGAAAATTTAGAAGGAAAATATCAAGAGAAAACGGTCCGCCTTCCATTTGAGGAGCAAGCGAAAACTGGCGAAGAGCGCATCACATCGATGGGCCTAATGCTGCAAGAAAGCGATAATAAAATGCTGGTAGATATGGTCGAATTCGGCAGTCCAGCAGAAAACGCAGGGATTGATTTTGATTGGGAAATTAAGTCCGTCATTCAAGAGGCAAACCGCCCGATGAAAGAGTGGGTTTTTGTACCCTGCCTATTGCTGTTATTACTCCTCGCCATGAACCAAAAATACCGCGTCCGTCGAGAAGCTCTGACCAACTAG
- a CDS encoding TAXI family TRAP transporter solute-binding subunit, which produces MAFNKFLQVSAITAAVIGAGAVNAQDFITIGTGSVTGVYYPTGGAICKLVNKGRKEHKIRCSVESTGGSIYNVNTMRNKELDFGIVQSDWQYHGYNGTSKFSEQGPYKELRAMFSLHTEPFNIIARADAGINGLKDLKGKRVNIGNPGSGDRATMGVVMDAMGWTNDSFKLASELKGSERSQALCDNKIDAFIYMVGHPNGSIKEATTSCDAKLVSATGAEIDKIVASNPYYAFSNVPAGMYRGTDKDVKSFGVAATMVTSTAVSDEVAYNVAKAVFENFDTFKRLHPAFANLKKEDMVKAGLSIPLHPGAEKYYKEVGLLK; this is translated from the coding sequence ATGGCATTTAACAAATTTCTTCAGGTTAGTGCGATCACTGCGGCAGTAATAGGAGCTGGTGCAGTGAATGCTCAAGACTTTATTACCATCGGTACTGGTTCCGTAACAGGTGTTTATTACCCTACTGGCGGAGCAATCTGTAAGCTGGTCAACAAAGGTCGTAAAGAGCATAAAATTCGCTGCTCTGTTGAGTCAACGGGTGGCTCTATTTACAACGTTAACACAATGAGAAATAAAGAGCTGGATTTCGGTATCGTCCAATCTGATTGGCAATACCATGGCTACAATGGTACCAGTAAGTTCAGTGAACAAGGTCCATATAAAGAGCTTCGAGCGATGTTCTCCCTTCATACCGAACCTTTTAATATCATCGCTCGCGCTGACGCAGGTATTAATGGCCTAAAAGATCTTAAAGGCAAGCGTGTCAATATCGGCAACCCTGGTTCAGGCGATCGTGCCACAATGGGTGTTGTGATGGACGCGATGGGTTGGACAAACGATAGCTTTAAATTGGCTTCGGAGTTAAAAGGGTCTGAGCGTTCACAAGCACTTTGTGATAACAAAATCGATGCCTTTATCTACATGGTTGGCCACCCAAATGGTTCAATCAAAGAAGCAACAACATCTTGTGATGCGAAACTTGTCTCAGCAACAGGGGCTGAAATCGACAAGATCGTTGCCAGCAATCCATATTACGCATTCAGCAATGTACCAGCGGGCATGTACCGTGGCACAGATAAAGATGTGAAAAGCTTTGGTGTCGCTGCCACAATGGTAACAAGTACAGCGGTATCAGATGAAGTCGCTTACAATGTAGCTAAAGCCGTGTTTGAAAACTTCGATACATTTAAACGCCTACACCCTGCTTTTGCTAATCTTAAAAAAGAAGATATGGTCAAAGCTGGCCTTTCGATCCCTCTTCACCCAGGTGCAGAAAAATACTACAAAGAAGTCGGTCTACTAAAATAA